Proteins from a genomic interval of Indicator indicator isolate 239-I01 chromosome 1, UM_Iind_1.1, whole genome shotgun sequence:
- the ICOSLG gene encoding ICOS ligand — MGRSNAVPGRYRFLLLLLHILRAVTALEEKIVSKPGDNATLSCIYRGAELHLQSLRVYWQIADDQEECSVVHALISGQDNESEQCAHFKNRTQLFWDRLEEGNFSLLLLNVSHSDEHTYKCVVLQKKEYTKVIHQANVVLSLAASYSQPILRGPMRNTNSTEEEVTFSCRSGNGYPKPNVYWVNKTDNSRLPSSEPKITLHDDGTYSVFSTLKVKASPNMQIECSIENKILQENLSANYTQQKQSSDSSTESPKSLGKKGRGAQAVGIISIVILMGVLVALTCWLRRRRSSKLVSYTDVQSNEDEGRLSCKY; from the exons TTACCGCACTGGAGGAGAAGATTGTCAGTAAACCTGGAGACAACGCTACACTGAGCTGCATTTATCGAGGAGCAGAATTGCACTTACAAAGCCTACGTGTGTATTGGCAAATAGCTGATGATCAAGAAGAGTGCTCTGTTGTACATGCACTGATCTCCGGTCAAGACAACGAAAGTGAACAGTGTGCTCACTTTAAAAACAGGACTCAGTTATTCTGGGATAGACTGGAAGAAGGCAATTTTTCACTGCTACTCCTAAATGTCAGCCACAGTGATGAGCATACCTACAAATGTGTAGTGCTGCAGAAAAAAGAATATACTAAAGTCATTCACCAGGCAAACGTGGTTCTCAGTTTAGCAG CTAGCTATAGCCAACCAATACTCAGAGGACCAATGAGAAACACTAACAGCACTGAAGAGGAGGTGACTTTCAGCTGCAGGTCTGGCAATGGATACCCAAAGCCCAATGTTTATTGGGTAAATAAAACTGACAACAGCCGTTTGCCTTCATCAGAACCAAAGATCACCCTCCACGACGATGGCACTTACAGTGTTTTTAGCACACTGAAGGTTAAAGCCTCTCCTAACATGCAAATAGAGTGCtccatagaaaataaaatactgcaggAAAACCTATCAGCCAACT acacacagcagaagcaaagcagtgaTTCCAGCACAGAAAGTCCCAAAAGCCTGGGGAAAAAAGGGCGAGGTGCTCAAGCAGTTGGCATCATTTCCATTGTCATTCTGATGGGTGTTCTGGTTGCTCTAACCTGCTGGCTACGAAGACGGAGGTCCTCTAAACTAGTGTCCTACACAG ATGTTCAATCAAATGAAGATGAAGGAAGACTCAGCTGtaagtattaa